A genomic region of Gemmata massiliana contains the following coding sequences:
- a CDS encoding peptidylprolyl isomerase, producing MRKSIRGAAALVLGSALTASAAAQPPAPGAPPATPPAGVPATPPVGGAPGAAAGLPGVAPSVTPAAKAPEVRPTGTAATVNGKAIPEVAVYRALRQFPDAHKEMARKEIMAHLIENALIDEYLTLLKVTVDEKDVNKLIGDLKKELTDAKKDYTKELEAMMLTEAEFRTEVTAQMKWEKFVQQQGTDAALKQLFDSSPEVFDGTMVRARHILMTPGTDEAKQKDAAQKLRGIKQVVEQEAAKAVAALPPTADALAKEQARTNKTDELFAAYAKEYSTCPSKKDGGDLNFFPRAGAMVEPFAKAAFALKPYEMTDVVATEFGYHLILVTSRRQGAPKKFEDKGVKEDVQMLYAMRLRESVITMMKPKAQITIAPK from the coding sequence ATGCGCAAGTCGATTCGCGGGGCCGCGGCCCTGGTTCTCGGTTCGGCCCTGACCGCGTCGGCCGCGGCCCAACCGCCGGCGCCGGGCGCGCCGCCCGCTACCCCGCCCGCAGGTGTACCCGCGACCCCGCCGGTCGGTGGGGCACCCGGCGCCGCTGCCGGACTCCCCGGCGTGGCCCCGTCCGTGACGCCCGCGGCCAAGGCGCCCGAAGTGCGCCCGACCGGGACCGCTGCCACCGTTAACGGGAAGGCCATTCCCGAGGTCGCCGTCTACCGCGCGCTGCGCCAGTTCCCGGACGCGCACAAGGAGATGGCCCGCAAAGAGATCATGGCCCACCTGATCGAGAACGCCCTGATCGACGAGTACCTCACCCTCCTCAAGGTGACGGTCGACGAGAAGGACGTGAACAAGCTCATCGGCGACCTGAAGAAGGAGCTGACCGACGCGAAGAAGGACTACACCAAAGAACTCGAAGCGATGATGCTCACCGAGGCCGAGTTCCGGACCGAGGTGACGGCCCAGATGAAGTGGGAGAAGTTCGTCCAGCAGCAGGGCACCGACGCGGCCCTCAAGCAACTGTTCGACAGCAGCCCCGAGGTGTTCGACGGCACGATGGTCCGCGCGCGCCACATCCTCATGACGCCGGGCACGGACGAGGCCAAGCAGAAGGACGCGGCCCAGAAGCTGCGCGGGATCAAGCAGGTGGTGGAGCAGGAAGCGGCCAAGGCCGTCGCCGCGCTGCCGCCCACTGCGGACGCGCTCGCGAAGGAACAGGCCCGGACCAACAAGACCGACGAACTGTTCGCGGCCTACGCGAAGGAATATTCCACCTGCCCGTCCAAGAAGGACGGCGGCGACCTGAACTTCTTCCCCCGCGCCGGGGCGATGGTCGAGCCGTTCGCGAAGGCCGCGTTCGCGCTCAAGCCGTATGAGATGACCGACGTGGTCGCCACCGAGTTCGGCTACCACCTGATCCTCGTGACCTCGCGGCGCCAGGGCGCCCCCAAGAAGTTCGAGGACAAGGGCGTGAAGGAAGACGTGCAGATGCTCTACGCGATGCGGCTCCGCGAGTCCGTCATCACGATGATGAAGCCCAAGGCGCAGATCACCATCGCGCCGAAGTAA
- a CDS encoding HEAT repeat domain-containing protein — MRRLFAAIGTCGLAIGSAGGNPPAPAPAAPGTSVSAPVPAAAIQSRIAQLIARLGAEDFRERESAVSELEKAGVEALAPLRDASKSDNPEVRQRAAVILFKLERRSDSSKMLVPKKIALAYRDTPLGSAINDLKTRTKLNLTLDPARIADPLRGVTCVTAGEVPVWEALEQFCAAAGLCEAHRLELAVPKQQPHGRRVYVPPPTVPLPDAVPIVLIDGKGERLPGARDSAVRVLVMPRTFSGHRVTLGTGETTLCFDVAPLPGLNWQDVVGVKVHKLVDDAGRLGGAGTARPVAQGGEFEGVAAWGGGAVFVGGGFGGGFGGRFDPRTGMPIPAETIANPRMVNVPLKLGTPTARTIKRMEGHVLGEIQMPNQNLITITDLAKNTGVAFEGAGQTRLTVVSVGEPKGNAGVVIQVRLEHPSPWTVNARRGFNPGGIWPESPRATQTPTVQAFDANGKQMSSQNNGAFNDSNDDGTMMIQNLNLTFRKDAGAPAKLVLVGPRPVIVEVPFVMENVQLP; from the coding sequence ATGAGGCGGCTGTTCGCGGCGATCGGGACGTGCGGGTTGGCCATCGGCTCAGCTGGCGGAAACCCTCCAGCACCCGCACCAGCGGCGCCAGGAACGAGCGTATCGGCGCCGGTGCCCGCGGCCGCTATTCAATCGCGGATCGCACAACTGATCGCGCGCCTTGGGGCGGAGGACTTCCGCGAGCGCGAATCGGCCGTTTCGGAACTGGAGAAAGCCGGAGTAGAGGCGCTCGCCCCGCTGCGCGACGCGAGCAAATCGGATAACCCCGAAGTGCGCCAGCGCGCGGCCGTTATTCTCTTCAAGCTCGAGCGCCGCTCGGACAGCAGCAAAATGCTGGTGCCGAAGAAAATTGCGCTCGCGTACCGCGACACGCCGCTCGGCAGCGCGATCAACGACCTGAAAACGCGCACCAAGCTGAACCTTACGCTCGACCCGGCCCGAATCGCGGACCCGCTCCGGGGGGTCACGTGTGTGACCGCGGGCGAGGTTCCGGTGTGGGAGGCGCTCGAACAGTTCTGCGCCGCGGCCGGGTTGTGCGAAGCGCACCGGCTCGAACTCGCCGTGCCCAAACAGCAACCACACGGGCGCCGGGTGTACGTCCCGCCGCCCACGGTCCCGCTCCCGGACGCGGTGCCCATCGTGCTGATCGACGGTAAGGGTGAGCGTCTGCCCGGCGCCCGCGACTCGGCCGTCCGCGTGCTCGTGATGCCGCGCACGTTCTCGGGGCACCGCGTGACGCTCGGGACGGGCGAAACGACCCTGTGCTTCGACGTCGCGCCGCTCCCGGGCCTGAACTGGCAGGACGTGGTCGGGGTGAAGGTTCACAAACTCGTCGACGACGCCGGGCGCCTGGGCGGGGCCGGAACCGCCCGGCCGGTCGCGCAGGGGGGGGAGTTCGAGGGCGTTGCCGCGTGGGGCGGCGGGGCGGTGTTCGTGGGTGGGGGATTCGGGGGCGGGTTCGGAGGGCGGTTCGATCCGCGGACCGGGATGCCGATCCCGGCCGAAACGATCGCGAACCCGCGCATGGTGAACGTGCCGCTGAAACTCGGTACCCCCACCGCCCGCACCATTAAGCGCATGGAGGGGCACGTGCTCGGCGAGATCCAGATGCCGAACCAGAACCTCATCACGATCACGGATCTGGCGAAGAACACCGGAGTAGCGTTCGAGGGTGCGGGGCAAACGCGCCTGACGGTGGTGTCCGTGGGCGAGCCGAAGGGCAACGCGGGCGTCGTAATCCAGGTGCGACTGGAACACCCCTCGCCGTGGACCGTGAACGCGCGCCGCGGATTTAACCCCGGCGGGATCTGGCCCGAATCGCCCCGCGCGACTCAAACTCCAACGGTGCAGGCGTTCGACGCGAACGGTAAGCAGATGTCTTCCCAGAACAACGGCGCGTTCAACGATTCCAACGACGACGGAACGATGATGATCCAGAACCTCAACCTGACGTTCCGCAAGGACGCCGGCGCTCCCGCGAAGCTGGTCCTCGTCGGCCCGCGCCCGGTAATCGTCGAAGTGCCCTTCGTGATGGAAAACGTGCAGTTGCCGTAG
- a CDS encoding large ribosomal subunit protein uL3, with amino-acid sequence MSLGLIGYKVGMTQIFTAEGKAEPVTVLQLGPCPVLQIKYPTAQSDRTGTVRKDGYTAVQLGFKDKKRKSATRPEQGHVAAALKSKRKDVRQKAGVVLPPKADCEPQRVIREFRLDVGGAFVDTASVKAGPAEATFKVERIKVSGEGATKKFEAYSEDMTVKVGDKLTIDQVFKDVLAVDVIGTTKGRGYSGVMKRHNFDGMPAAHGSKKNHRQPGSTSSLASNRGSGRPKKGRNLAGQYGNERVTIRNLTIVKVDTENNLLLIRGGIPGFPGAVVQVRPTNKVGPGSPKAKTKQREAPAVAAKKK; translated from the coding sequence ATGTCTCTCGGGTTGATTGGCTACAAAGTCGGGATGACGCAGATCTTCACGGCCGAGGGTAAGGCCGAACCGGTCACGGTGCTGCAACTCGGGCCGTGCCCCGTGCTCCAGATCAAGTACCCCACCGCCCAGAGCGACCGCACGGGCACCGTCCGCAAGGACGGCTACACCGCGGTGCAGCTCGGGTTCAAGGACAAGAAGCGCAAGAGCGCGACCCGCCCGGAACAGGGCCACGTCGCGGCCGCGCTGAAGTCGAAGCGCAAGGACGTGCGCCAGAAGGCCGGCGTAGTGCTGCCCCCGAAGGCGGATTGCGAACCGCAGCGAGTGATCCGCGAGTTCCGCCTCGACGTAGGCGGCGCGTTCGTGGACACCGCCTCGGTGAAGGCCGGCCCCGCCGAAGCGACCTTCAAGGTCGAGCGCATCAAAGTGAGCGGCGAGGGCGCGACCAAGAAGTTCGAGGCGTACAGCGAAGACATGACGGTGAAGGTCGGCGACAAGCTTACCATCGACCAAGTGTTCAAGGACGTGCTCGCGGTGGACGTGATCGGCACCACGAAGGGCCGCGGGTACTCGGGCGTTATGAAGCGCCACAACTTCGACGGTATGCCGGCCGCGCACGGCTCGAAGAAGAACCACCGGCAGCCCGGTTCGACGTCGTCGCTCGCCAGCAACCGTGGTAGCGGGCGCCCGAAGAAGGGCCGCAACCTGGCCGGTCAGTACGGGAACGAGCGGGTCACGATCCGCAACCTGACCATCGTGAAGGTGGACACGGAAAACAACCTGCTGCTGATCCGCGGCGGCATCCCGGGGTTCCCCGGCGCGGTCGTTCAGGTCCGCCCGACGAACAAGGTCGGCCCTGGCTCGCCGAAGGCCAAGACCAAGCAGCGCGAGGCCCCCGCGGTCGCGGCCAAGAAGAAGTAA
- a CDS encoding TetR/AcrR family transcriptional regulator yields the protein MHTGRTKSVTELFGLPDPPKTGRERLVATAVDLFYRHGFGAVGIERVIEAAGVTKTTFYKHFKGKDDLMVAAVRRRDEWESQAWGRAVRAIAGERPAEQFLAMLDVMDVWFNDSDFRGCMFANTAAEFPNPHDPVHQAAAEYKRRTRDSRRDLAQAAGADEAGAEAFADCFTALVEGALVLRQIFGRNDAARVVRPAVELLISTYLRETPTNAN from the coding sequence ATGCACACCGGGCGAACGAAGTCGGTCACGGAATTGTTCGGCTTGCCGGACCCGCCGAAAACGGGTCGGGAGCGCCTCGTTGCGACGGCCGTCGATCTGTTCTACCGCCACGGGTTCGGGGCCGTTGGGATCGAACGGGTCATCGAAGCCGCGGGCGTGACAAAAACGACCTTCTACAAGCACTTTAAGGGGAAGGACGATCTGATGGTCGCGGCGGTGCGGCGGCGGGACGAATGGGAGTCGCAGGCTTGGGGGAGGGCGGTGCGCGCGATCGCCGGTGAACGCCCGGCCGAGCAGTTTCTGGCAATGCTGGACGTTATGGACGTGTGGTTCAACGATTCGGATTTCCGCGGGTGCATGTTCGCGAATACGGCCGCCGAGTTCCCGAACCCGCACGACCCGGTTCACCAGGCCGCTGCCGAATACAAGCGCCGGACCCGAGACTCTCGGCGAGACCTCGCCCAAGCCGCCGGAGCGGACGAGGCGGGGGCGGAAGCGTTTGCCGATTGCTTCACCGCGCTGGTCGAGGGGGCGCTGGTTCTTCGGCAGATTTTTGGCCGCAATGATGCCGCCCGAGTCGTGCGACCGGCGGTCGAGTTACTGATTAGTACGTACTTGCGAGAAACGCCGACGAACGCCAATTGA
- a CDS encoding carboxymuconolactone decarboxylase family protein, producing MYEMKNLTKFKKLGELAPEAFQGFMAFDEAAFKPGAIPLKYKELMAVAVALTTQCPYCIEIHATKARKAGATEQELAETTLVAAALRAGGAMTHGTHALE from the coding sequence ATGTACGAGATGAAGAATCTGACGAAATTCAAGAAGCTCGGCGAGTTGGCTCCTGAAGCGTTCCAAGGGTTCATGGCGTTCGATGAGGCCGCGTTCAAGCCCGGGGCTATTCCTTTGAAATACAAGGAACTCATGGCCGTCGCGGTGGCACTAACGACCCAGTGCCCGTATTGCATCGAGATCCATGCCACAAAAGCGCGAAAGGCCGGCGCAACCGAGCAGGAACTGGCCGAGACGACGCTGGTTGCGGCCGCGCTGCGGGCCGGTGGAGCTATGACCCACGGTACGCACGCACTGGAGTGA
- a CDS encoding ankyrin repeat domain-containing protein translates to MFASLILSTALTVPSAPPSAPAAPVVLDDATRAKLKELAFRAAREGDAKTLKEYFAAGFSADEANTRGDTLLILVTYYGHADAVEVVLKQPKPGLGHRNKMGFTALDGAAFKGSVSLAKLLVAAGADVNGASETGKTPLMLAALTGHTEMVEYLLGAGAKPDAADAAGNTPLSLARTQGAKDVVKLLEGARAKK, encoded by the coding sequence ATGTTCGCGTCTCTGATTCTGTCGACCGCGCTCACCGTTCCGTCCGCTCCTCCTTCCGCGCCCGCCGCGCCGGTCGTGCTCGATGATGCGACCCGCGCCAAGCTCAAAGAACTCGCGTTCCGCGCTGCACGCGAAGGAGACGCCAAGACGCTCAAGGAGTATTTCGCCGCCGGGTTCTCCGCGGACGAGGCGAACACCCGCGGCGATACGCTGCTCATTCTCGTGACTTACTACGGGCACGCGGACGCGGTCGAAGTCGTCTTGAAGCAGCCGAAACCCGGGTTGGGGCACCGCAACAAGATGGGTTTTACCGCGCTGGACGGCGCGGCGTTTAAGGGGAGCGTGTCGCTCGCGAAGTTGCTGGTCGCGGCCGGGGCGGATGTAAACGGCGCGAGCGAAACGGGTAAGACGCCGCTGATGCTCGCGGCCCTGACGGGGCACACCGAGATGGTCGAATATCTGTTGGGCGCTGGGGCGAAGCCCGATGCGGCGGACGCGGCCGGCAACACGCCGCTCTCGTTGGCCCGCACGCAGGGGGCGAAGGACGTCGTGAAACTGCTCGAAGGCGCGCGGGCGAAGAAGTAA
- a CDS encoding catalase: MSVARVFRPALAAALVGAVAYSQAQPPTPATGTPAPAAPASQPRPLTEDGGQPVGNNQNSRTAGPNGPVTLDNFHLIQKLARFDRERIPERVVHARGVGAHGEFVSTGDFSQHTKAKLFAEKGKKTPVFLRFSTVIHPGGSPEQLRDPRGFAVKFYTEEGNWDLVGNNLPVFFIRDAMKFPDMVHSLKPSPVTNQQDPNRFFDFFSHQPESTHMLTFVYSDQGTPTNLRQMDGFGVHSFKLVSARGEVTYVKFHWRSKQGHKPATAEEAAAASAKNHSGHTEDLYENIRAGNFPAWDLCVQMLDPKDLGKFDFDPLDATKVWSGVPEVTFGTLTLNKVPDNFFEFTEQAAFAPGVVVPGIEPSEDRLLQGRLFSYPDTQRYRVGTNYLMLPVNRPLAPVANNNQAGAMNFGHTASDVNYEPSVVGGRRDTASAEYSKLPLSGTVQQQPIAKELNFRQAGELYRSFTDTEKTNLIKNLAGDLGQVKNADVKKKMVAHFYAADADYGTRLAKAVGVEVSDVETIAKTLAVK, translated from the coding sequence ATGTCCGTCGCACGTGTTTTCCGCCCGGCCCTCGCTGCCGCACTCGTCGGCGCAGTGGCGTATTCTCAGGCCCAGCCGCCCACTCCCGCTACGGGCACGCCCGCGCCTGCCGCACCCGCCTCTCAGCCGCGCCCGCTCACCGAGGACGGAGGGCAGCCGGTCGGTAACAACCAGAACAGCCGTACGGCGGGGCCGAACGGCCCGGTCACGCTGGACAACTTCCACCTCATTCAGAAACTCGCGCGGTTCGACCGCGAGCGCATCCCGGAGCGCGTCGTTCACGCCCGCGGGGTCGGGGCGCACGGCGAGTTCGTGAGCACCGGGGACTTCTCGCAGCACACGAAGGCCAAACTGTTTGCCGAGAAGGGGAAGAAGACCCCGGTGTTCCTCCGGTTCAGCACCGTGATCCACCCGGGCGGCTCGCCCGAACAGCTCCGCGACCCGCGCGGGTTCGCCGTGAAGTTCTACACCGAGGAGGGCAACTGGGACTTGGTGGGCAACAACCTGCCCGTGTTCTTCATCCGCGACGCGATGAAGTTCCCGGACATGGTCCACAGCCTCAAACCCAGTCCGGTTACCAACCAGCAAGACCCCAACCGGTTCTTCGACTTCTTTAGCCACCAGCCCGAATCGACGCACATGCTCACGTTCGTGTACAGCGATCAGGGCACGCCGACGAACTTGCGGCAGATGGACGGGTTCGGGGTTCACTCGTTCAAACTGGTGAGCGCGCGAGGTGAGGTGACTTACGTGAAGTTCCACTGGCGCTCGAAGCAGGGCCACAAGCCCGCGACCGCGGAAGAAGCGGCGGCTGCAAGCGCCAAGAACCACAGCGGGCACACGGAAGACCTGTACGAGAACATTCGGGCCGGGAACTTCCCGGCGTGGGATCTGTGCGTTCAAATGCTCGACCCGAAGGACTTGGGTAAGTTCGATTTCGACCCGCTCGACGCGACGAAAGTGTGGAGCGGGGTGCCGGAGGTGACGTTCGGCACGCTGACGCTGAACAAGGTGCCGGACAATTTCTTCGAGTTCACCGAACAGGCCGCGTTCGCGCCGGGCGTGGTGGTTCCGGGGATCGAACCGAGCGAGGACCGGCTGCTCCAGGGGCGGCTGTTCAGCTACCCGGACACCCAGCGGTACCGCGTCGGCACCAACTACCTGATGCTGCCCGTGAACCGGCCGCTCGCGCCGGTGGCGAACAATAACCAGGCCGGGGCCATGAACTTCGGCCACACCGCGAGCGACGTGAATTACGAGCCGAGCGTGGTCGGCGGGCGCCGCGATACCGCGTCGGCCGAGTACAGCAAGCTCCCGCTCAGCGGCACCGTTCAGCAACAGCCGATCGCCAAGGAACTGAACTTCCGGCAAGCGGGCGAACTGTACCGGTCGTTCACCGACACCGAAAAGACGAACCTGATTAAGAACCTTGCGGGCGACTTGGGCCAAGTGAAGAACGCGGACGTGAAGAAGAAGATGGTGGCTCACTTCTACGCGGCCGACGCCGACTACGGTACCCGGTTGGCCAAGGCGGTCGGGGTCGAAGTCTCCGACGTCGAAACGATCGCGAAGACACTGGCCGTGAAATAG
- a CDS encoding glycoside hydrolase family 16 protein: MRVPRVLGPMTCALLAAAVAPAVLPKAAEPGPAPDGWKLVWSDEFDGKEIDRSKWDFELGNGFYNYDANMWISGWGNNELQYYTREPENAFVKDGTLHIRAIKESYNGSGYTSARMKSRKRDGSELFSKKYGRFEFRAKLPTGQGVWPALWMLPQSDKYGTWASSGEIDVMEARGQEPTKVLGTLHYGSRWPNNAHSSKTYELPNKGTIADFHEYALEWEPGQISWSVDGKVYATQTSWWSSSKLDGDKGAKPRQESDLNAWPAPFDQPFYLVMNVAVGGKFLGNPDKNTKFPVEMVVDYVRVYDKMGGYGATKPRGPGALPFGK, from the coding sequence ATGCGTGTCCCGCGCGTCCTGGGGCCGATGACATGTGCGCTACTCGCTGCGGCGGTCGCCCCCGCGGTGCTCCCGAAGGCGGCCGAACCCGGCCCCGCCCCCGACGGGTGGAAACTGGTCTGGAGCGACGAGTTCGACGGGAAGGAGATCGACCGGTCCAAGTGGGACTTCGAGCTGGGCAACGGGTTCTACAACTACGACGCGAACATGTGGATCAGCGGGTGGGGCAACAACGAACTGCAATACTACACGCGCGAGCCCGAGAACGCATTCGTCAAGGACGGCACGCTACACATCCGGGCCATCAAGGAATCGTACAACGGCTCCGGGTACACCTCCGCCCGGATGAAGTCCCGCAAGCGCGACGGGAGCGAATTGTTCAGCAAGAAGTACGGCCGGTTCGAATTCCGCGCCAAACTCCCAACGGGTCAGGGCGTGTGGCCCGCGCTCTGGATGCTGCCGCAATCCGACAAGTACGGCACCTGGGCCTCGTCCGGCGAAATCGACGTGATGGAAGCGCGGGGCCAGGAACCGACGAAGGTACTCGGTACGCTCCACTACGGCTCGCGCTGGCCGAACAACGCGCACAGCAGCAAGACCTACGAGCTACCGAACAAGGGGACGATCGCGGACTTCCACGAATACGCCCTCGAATGGGAGCCGGGGCAGATCAGTTGGTCCGTGGACGGCAAGGTGTACGCGACCCAAACGTCCTGGTGGAGCAGCAGCAAACTCGACGGCGACAAGGGCGCGAAGCCGCGCCAGGAGTCGGACCTCAATGCGTGGCCGGCGCCGTTCGACCAGCCGTTCTACCTCGTGATGAACGTCGCGGTGGGCGGGAAGTTCCTGGGCAACCCGGACAAGAACACAAAGTTCCCGGTGGAGATGGTGGTCGATTACGTTCGGGTCTACGACAAGATGGGCGGGTACGGCGCTACCAAGCCGCGCGGCCCGGGCGCGCTCCCGTTCGGGAAGTGA
- a CDS encoding redoxin domain-containing protein produces the protein MRLAGTGLIVAALLALAGCKSTDKSGDKTPTGFGAGRLKNKDASKDGKDARGDLAKNTPTWLDNMDRLPGSGTSVPKSTGPTNPKDPNFDPKTAAQDSLGGRVLDPYGKPARNVYVRVEQVGAPATPLEVGLYTDSEGYFFSPGFKQGKSYEVTAIATQDGKQLSGGAQTKVPNATLLILLRDDVAPPTGTFPPPKPSDKGSDYIPPMGAAPSTPQPVRPKPPGDAWGPAGPTTGVPPATIGSANNAAPPPKTPGVAPPSGLVPGSEDLVPSPKPVRPESTADGPRDPRTPPPASIPNPNGPPVPKLPPPVNPVGGSGSSMGTNAGRTVDKFTLLDPGERSWDSDTIEDGSLVLIEFMESSCLHCPKVIPILKDLQSRYGANGLQVLGVLCDDLPQKERAAAAGKYAQDHNLNYAVFIEPVKPGSVRDRLGVNRYPTAVLLNSAGKVLWHGHPGDKAKLEAAIKQGLIK, from the coding sequence ATGAGGCTCGCCGGTACCGGGTTGATCGTCGCCGCGTTACTGGCACTCGCCGGGTGTAAGTCCACGGACAAATCGGGCGACAAAACCCCGACGGGCTTCGGGGCCGGGCGCCTGAAGAACAAGGACGCGAGCAAGGACGGAAAAGACGCGCGGGGCGACCTCGCGAAAAACACCCCCACGTGGCTCGATAACATGGACCGGCTCCCCGGTTCCGGCACAAGCGTTCCCAAATCCACCGGCCCGACGAACCCCAAAGACCCGAACTTCGACCCGAAGACCGCGGCCCAGGACTCACTCGGCGGGCGCGTCCTTGATCCCTACGGCAAACCGGCCCGCAACGTGTACGTGCGCGTTGAGCAGGTCGGGGCGCCGGCGACGCCACTCGAAGTGGGCCTCTACACGGACAGCGAGGGCTACTTCTTCTCCCCCGGGTTCAAGCAGGGCAAGAGCTACGAAGTTACGGCCATTGCAACGCAGGACGGCAAACAACTATCGGGCGGTGCCCAAACGAAGGTTCCGAACGCGACCCTCTTGATCCTCTTGCGCGACGACGTTGCTCCGCCCACGGGAACCTTCCCGCCTCCGAAACCCTCGGACAAGGGCAGCGACTACATCCCGCCGATGGGAGCCGCGCCGTCGACCCCTCAGCCGGTGCGACCCAAGCCGCCGGGCGATGCGTGGGGACCGGCCGGTCCGACGACCGGGGTACCGCCCGCGACGATCGGCAGCGCGAACAACGCAGCACCCCCGCCCAAAACGCCCGGCGTTGCGCCGCCGAGTGGCCTCGTCCCGGGGTCGGAGGATCTGGTGCCCTCGCCGAAGCCGGTGCGCCCGGAGTCCACCGCAGACGGTCCGCGCGACCCGCGCACGCCGCCCCCTGCGAGCATTCCCAACCCGAACGGCCCGCCGGTGCCGAAGCTGCCACCGCCGGTCAATCCGGTGGGGGGAAGCGGTTCCTCAATGGGCACAAACGCAGGTCGCACAGTCGACAAGTTCACGCTGCTCGATCCGGGCGAGCGCAGCTGGGACTCGGACACGATCGAAGACGGTTCACTCGTGCTGATCGAGTTCATGGAATCGTCGTGTCTGCACTGCCCCAAGGTGATCCCGATCCTGAAGGATTTGCAGTCGCGTTACGGCGCGAACGGGCTCCAGGTGTTGGGCGTGTTGTGCGATGATCTGCCTCAAAAGGAGCGCGCCGCGGCCGCCGGGAAGTACGCGCAAGACCACAACCTGAACTACGCGGTCTTCATCGAACCGGTGAAACCGGGCAGCGTCCGGGACCGCCTGGGTGTCAATCGCTACCCGACGGCCGTGTTGCTCAACTCGGCGGGCAAGGTGCTGTGGCACGGGCACCCCGGCGACAAGGCCAAGCTCGAAGCCGCCATCAAACAGGGGCTCATCAAGTAG
- the lspA gene encoding signal peptidase II, with product MADRTYRWLLVTLAVIGLSADQASKYGVFKWLYRDGALSSGIGNEHDAVPGWFKFIAQFDPDAPLCDCGFSALQTWSAPIMPRVNHGALFGLGQGQKGNANGFFAIISVAAAVAIVIWGTRKHTASERGLMVALGLILGGTIGNLYDRLVFGGVRDFLYFYRIEWPVFNVADCCLVVGAALLLIQAIFVPSVPETAATTPAPAECPAPATAEAPKA from the coding sequence ATGGCCGACCGCACATACCGCTGGCTCCTCGTCACGTTGGCCGTGATCGGTTTGAGCGCGGACCAGGCGAGCAAGTACGGAGTGTTCAAGTGGCTCTACCGGGACGGTGCACTGAGCAGCGGCATCGGTAACGAACACGACGCGGTGCCGGGCTGGTTCAAGTTCATCGCCCAATTCGACCCCGACGCGCCGCTGTGCGACTGCGGGTTCTCCGCGCTGCAAACGTGGAGCGCGCCGATCATGCCCCGCGTGAACCACGGCGCGCTGTTCGGCCTGGGACAGGGCCAGAAGGGGAACGCGAACGGCTTCTTCGCGATCATCAGCGTCGCGGCGGCCGTTGCGATTGTCATCTGGGGAACGCGCAAACACACTGCCAGCGAGCGGGGGCTGATGGTCGCGCTAGGGCTGATCCTCGGCGGCACGATCGGGAACCTGTACGACCGACTCGTGTTCGGCGGGGTGCGAGACTTCCTCTACTTCTACCGCATCGAGTGGCCGGTGTTCAACGTGGCCGACTGCTGCCTCGTCGTCGGGGCCGCGCTGCTCCTGATTCAAGCGATCTTCGTCCCCTCCGTGCCCGAAACGGCCGCGACCACACCCGCACCGGCCGAGTGCCCTGCGCCCGCAACCGCCGAAGCCCCAAAAGCCTAA